Proteins found in one Pirellulales bacterium genomic segment:
- a CDS encoding alkaline phosphatase family protein, whose translation MRAAKLLAGVIFAWLALHFPISTPAVAADSAGKNTVLWISVDGNRGDYVDRGVTPFLNSLMQHGDYSKQLTPIFPSLTFPSHTSEVTGVLPGIHGIVSNKFFDTSVGKLFDLPSMGPNQLEAEPIWQTATRQGVRTAVWDWPLSSNENSLPAGATQAAIYDPSDAFDVHETDAQRLEKLVDAYRKDCDNPDNKQPLRLLMGYAFSVDHAGHGDGPESEGVTKAIHEVDQDLEKVVGEVADVFKQHMHPDQGDALYVLITTDHGMDIIKTLVNLNWLIGRTDVPAPDPVRAIWSGSVANIYLNDVPGSQREVVKNSILENLRKASYLKCWTRDELPTTWNYANADRTGDIVVSLDPGYYFTSHDLAGTEPAEADPKSLKGMHGYDPALDDKMLGFMVLARYGSDQPGHDLGPVSTLRLHPTVAKLLGIQPAAGAKGPPLDIP comes from the coding sequence ATGCGCGCCGCTAAACTTTTGGCCGGTGTCATTTTCGCCTGGCTGGCCCTGCACTTTCCGATTTCTACCCCGGCCGTCGCCGCAGATTCCGCCGGCAAAAACACCGTGCTCTGGATCAGCGTCGACGGCAACCGCGGCGATTACGTGGACCGGGGTGTAACCCCCTTCCTCAATAGCCTGATGCAGCACGGCGATTACTCCAAGCAATTGACCCCCATTTTCCCTTCCCTCACTTTTCCCAGCCACACCTCCGAAGTCACGGGCGTTCTTCCTGGCATTCATGGCATCGTCTCGAACAAATTTTTCGACACCAGCGTTGGCAAACTGTTCGACTTGCCCAGCATGGGCCCGAATCAGCTTGAAGCCGAACCCATCTGGCAAACCGCGACGCGTCAAGGAGTTCGCACGGCGGTGTGGGATTGGCCCCTTTCCTCCAACGAAAACAGTTTGCCCGCCGGCGCCACGCAGGCCGCCATTTATGATCCCAGCGATGCTTTCGATGTGCACGAAACCGATGCTCAGCGGTTGGAAAAGCTGGTCGACGCCTACCGCAAGGATTGCGACAATCCCGACAACAAACAGCCGCTGCGACTGTTGATGGGTTACGCTTTTTCCGTCGATCACGCGGGTCACGGCGACGGTCCGGAATCGGAAGGCGTCACCAAGGCCATCCACGAGGTCGATCAAGACTTGGAAAAAGTCGTGGGCGAAGTGGCCGATGTCTTCAAGCAGCACATGCACCCGGACCAGGGTGACGCGCTGTACGTGCTGATTACCACCGATCACGGCATGGACATCATCAAAACGCTCGTGAACTTAAATTGGCTGATCGGCCGCACCGACGTTCCGGCGCCCGATCCGGTGCGTGCTATCTGGAGCGGCAGCGTCGCCAACATTTATTTGAACGATGTTCCGGGATCCCAGCGCGAAGTGGTGAAGAACAGCATCCTGGAAAATCTCCGCAAGGCTTCCTATCTGAAATGTTGGACGCGCGACGAACTTCCCACGACATGGAATTACGCCAATGCCGATCGCACCGGCGACATCGTCGTCAGCCTGGACCCCGGCTACTACTTTACCAGCCACGATCTGGCCGGAACTGAGCCGGCCGAAGCCGACCCCAAATCGCTCAAAGGGATGCACGGTTACGATCCGGCGTTGGACGACAAAATGTTGGGATTCATGGTGCTGGCGCGATATGGTTCCGATCAGCCGGGCCATGATTTGGGACCTGTTAGCACGCTCCGGCTGCATCCCACGGTGGCCAAACTGCTGGGCATTCAACCGGCCGCCGGTGCAAAAGGTCCCCCGCTCGACATTCCTTAG